In a single window of the Zea mays cultivar B73 chromosome 5, Zm-B73-REFERENCE-NAM-5.0, whole genome shotgun sequence genome:
- the LOC100274263 gene encoding 3-ketoacyl-CoA thiolase 2, peroxisomal: MEKAVDRQRVLLRHLNPAAAGSPAPPAISASACAAGDSAAYHRRPAFADDVVIVAAYRTAICKAKRGGFKDTFAEDLLVPVFKALVDKTKLDPSEVGDIVVGTVLAPGSQRAIECRMAALYAGFPDTVPLKTVNRQCSSGLQAVADVATAIKAGLYDIGIAAGLESMTVNKVSLDGQANPKVELFSQARDCLLPMGLTSENVAHRFGITRLEQDQAAVESHRKAAAAAAAGKFKEEIVPVHTKIVDPKTGEEKKIVISADDGIRVDTSLAVLSKLKPAFSKDGSTTAGNASQVSDGAGAVLLMRRDVAMKKGLPVLGVFRTFAAVGVDPAVMGIGPAVAIPAAVKAAGLQMDDIDLFEINEAFASQYVYCCKKLKLDPAKVNVNGGAMALGHPLGATGARCVSTLLNEMKRRGKDCRFGVISMCIGSGMGAAAVFERGDGVDELTNARGISTHNWLSKDAM, translated from the exons ATGGAGAAGGCCGTCGACAGGCAGCGGGTCCTGCTGCGGCACCTCAACCCCGCCGCGGCGGGGAGCCCCGCCCCGCCCGCCATCTCC GCAAGCGCGTGCGCGGCGGGGGACAGCGCGGCGTACCACCGGAGGCCGGCCTTCGCCGACGACGTCGTCATCGTCGC TGCTTACAGGACGGCAATTTGCAAGGCCAAGAGAGGGGGTTTCAAGGATACCTTTGCTGAGGACCTCTTGGTTCCTGTCTTCAAG GCTTTGGTAGACAAGACGAAGCTGGACCCAAGTGAAGTTGGCGACATTGTTGTTGGTACTGTCTTAGCTCCTGGTTCCCAGAGGGCAATCGAATGCAGAATGGCTGCACTGTATGCTGGTTTCCCTG ACACCGTTCCTCTTAAGACTGTAAACAGGCAGTGCTCTTCTGGCCTTCAGGCAGTTGCAGATGTTGCCACTGCTATTAAAGCAGGGCTCTATGACATTG GTATTGCTGCTGGTTTGGAGTCCATGACAGTGAACAAAGTTAGTCTTGATGGCCAAGCGAATCCCAAA GTTGAGCTATTTTCTCAAGCACGTGATTGTCTTCTCCCAATGGGCCTCACATCTGAGAATGTTGCACACCGTTTTGGCATAACACGACTGGAGCAAGATCAAGCTGCT GTTGAGTCACATAGAAAGGCTGCTGCCGCAGCAGCTGCTGGTAAATTCAAAGAGGAAATTGTGCCAGTTCATACAAAG ATTGTTGATCCAAAAACTGGTGAGGAAAAGAAGATCGTAATCTCTGCAGATGATGGAATCCGAGTGGATACTTCTCTTGCAGTCCTGTCAAAACTCAAACCAGCATTTTCAAAGGATGGCAGCACTACTGCTG GGAATGCAAGCCAAGTGAGCGATGGCGCTGGGGCCGTCTTGCTAATGAGACGGGATGTTGCTATGAAAAAGGGTCTTCCAGTTCTTGGTGTCTTTAG GACCTTTGCCGCTGTTGGAGTTGATCCAGCTGTAATGGGTATTGGTCCTGCCGTAGCAATCCCCGCAGCAGTGAAAGCTGCTGGCCTTCAGATGGATGATATCGATCTTTTCGAAATCAATGAG GCTTTTGCATCTCAGTATGTCTACTGCTGCAAGAAGTTGAAActtgatcctgctaaagtcaatgtTAATGGCGGTGCAATGGCCCTTGGACATCCGTTGGGTGCTACAG GTGCACGGTGCGTCAGTACTCTTCTCAATGAGATGAAGCGCCGCGGCAAGGATTGCCGGTTCGGAGTGATTTCTATGTGCATAG GTTCTGGGATGGGTGCTGCTGCTGTGTTCGAGCGGGGAGACGGCGTTGATGAGCTCACCAATGCTCGGGGAATCTCGACCCACAACTGGCTTTCCAAGGACGCCATGTAA